The nucleotide sequence ACATCCAAGATACACGACCTTCTTGCCTGGTGCCCGCGCAACTTGAAAGACACTGGCTTGTACCTGATTGAAGTTGGTCAGTTGCAACACCACAGGAGCAGGATACAGCGGCACATCACTCAGCGCCAATACCGCTTGGGTCATAAACTGTTGGGTGCTTGTTTCTGCAACTAGCGGCTTGAGCCCTTCCGATTCGCGTGCAACTTGCGCCAGTTCAAACAGCGTGCCGTTCAAAATGCGGATCAACACTTCGCCAGCTTTGTTACGTTCAGACTCTGGGACGTTGGCCTCAATAAAGTCTGAAATAGCCTGCAATCCGGCCACTGGCGGGCTACCTGAGTTTTGCGGTCCCTTGCCGGCAAACAAGGCCAAAGCGCGCGCAGAAGATGCCGCAAGTTGATCGACCAACTCGGGCCGTTTGGCATCAACAGATTTGCTTGCATAGCGCTTTACGGCTCTTTCGCGCATGGCTGCGTCCGACAAGGCCCCGCTTAGTCGAAAGAACTCGTCCATGCTGCCATTGGCGTCCACAGGAACACGCAAGTAACGGAACGGTTCCGATGGAGACTCGCGCATCCCAAGCAAATAGACTGGCGAACCATCCCCCATATCCACCGGCAGCATGTAATTACTGAACTCTCGCGCTTGTCCAGCGCTGTCGCGCAGCTTGTAGCTAACGCTTGGCCCTACATTGCGCAGGTTTTTGTTTTCATGGGTTTTGTTTGCCGCTCCCATGCGCGCATCCAATGAAGCTCTCAAATCCACTTTGCGAACGTCCGTCGCAGCTGTTTCTTGTGCGAAGTTCTCCACATTGATCACACGAAGACCTGTGTACTCCACGCTCAGCTCTTGCACGCCACCTTGAGCCACCAGTTTAGACGACCCACCCACGGTACCTTGCAGGTCGAAAGGCTTACCGTGGCCACGTATCGGCATTGCGCGTAGCTCCAAACTACTACCGCCATCATCAAAACTGGACTGGTAAATCTCAATACCCTTGAAGTTTGCCGGATGGTTCACCTCAACGCGCGCAGGCTTGGCTTCCCCGGTCGCCAAGTCGTGAATCACCACTTCGCTGGCAAAAAGCTTAGGCATACCGGTTGAGTAATACTCAACGATGAACTTCTTGAGCTCTATGGCGAATGGCAACTCTTGTAGCAATACTCCATCCGACTGACTCAGCGTAGCCGTACTCGATTGCGTCCCTTCGCTCACCAATACATTCCCCCTGAAGGTGGGGTTGCGCTCGCTCAACCTATGTTGGACAGGTACGTCCGCAATCATCCCTCCACCTGTATATGGTGTCTTGCCGTTGAAAAGCATTTGAGCCCGAACAACCAGGTCACCATCCAATAGCCCACCCACACAAATCAAAATGATGGCGCTATGCGCTGCAATATAGCCAAGTTTATTGGCGGAGCCAATCTTGGCAGCAAGCATCCAGCCCCCGCCATCGCGTTGCTGCAGTTTGACTTTCCATCCACCGGAGGTCAGCAGACGACCAATTCTGTGCGAAGCACCTTCTGGAGCCTCTTCCATAGAGGCCTGTGCGCGATGACCAAAGGCCAACAGGCTTTGCTCGCGAAGGTTCTCTTTGTAAGAGCGCAGATCCTTCAATATTTTGGGAGAGTTCCGCGCCACACATAACGATGTGCTGAGCACCAAAAAAGCGAGAATCAGCAAGAACCACCAAGCGCTGTAAACGTTATAGAGACTTACTGTCGCAAAAACTTCCGCCCAAAATGGTCCAAACTGATTGACGTAGTTTCCGTAGGGTTCGTGCTGCTTAAGCACCGTACCAATCACGGAGGCAATACAAATCACCGTCAATAGCGATATTGCAAACCGCATGGAGGACACCAACTCCACGGCCGCGCGCCATGCCCGAGATCCCGTCTGCAATACAAAGCCCTCAGTAGAGGCAGTCATAGTCAAATCTTTAAAGCGCCAAAAAAAAAGGGCAGACCACGCATCCAGTGGGCCCGCCCCGTTAGGGTTAGTTTGGGTGGGATAGTTCCCTTCCCAAACTACTAATTCACTTCAAATCAACGCAGTCCTGCAATGTAATCAGCCACTGCTTTGATTTCACGGTCATTCATCTTCGCAGCAACTTGGTTCATTTGCGCGCTGTTCTTGCGAACGCCATCTCTAAAGGCCACCAGTTGAGCCACAGAGTACTCAGCATGCTGACCACCCAAACGGGGGTACTGGGAGGGCAAACCTGCGCCGTTTGGGCTGTGGCATCCAGCACAGGCTGGCACTTGGCGGTCCGCGATGCCACCACGGTAAATACGTTCACCCAAGGAAACCAACTCTTTCTCCTTGGCGAAGCCTGGCTTTGCTTTTTGCGATGACACCCAAAACGCGATGTTACGCATGTCTTCATCTGACAAAGCCGAAGCAAAGCCCTTCATCACAGCGTTGTTGCGCTTGTCGGACTTGAACTCCTGCAGCTGCTTCACCAAGTATTCTGGGTGCTGCTGAGCGAGCTTGGGATACCCTGGCGTTCCAGAGTTGCCATCAGCACCGTGACAAGCCGCGCAAACCGCTCCGTAGCTCGCTGAGCCCTTGGCTAGATCAGGCTTTGCTTGTTTGCTAGCTGGAGCCTCGACATGGGCTGCAGGAGCGTCTGCGGCTATAGCGGAGAACTGAGTTGCCACAGCTGCAGCAGCGAATAATAAATGTGCAATCAACTTCATAGGAATGATGTTTCTGGTGAGCAAAACTGCGACATTCTACAATGCGGGTCCGGGTCTTACTCCTAAATAAATGACAACCAATACAAATCCCCCCTCACTTTCGCGACCCGGGTTACCTTCGAGTACCCCAGAAAAATCCGAGTCCGCCATCGCCATGGGGTGGATGCATACGGCCAGATTTCTTACCACCGCGCCGCAGTTGCATTTTTTACCAAAGCTTGATGTACCCGAAATTGCTTTCGTGGGACGATCCAACGCAGGAAAATCCACTTGCATCAATACGCTGACACAGCAAAAACAGCTGGCTTTTGCCTCCAAGAAGCCAGGCCGCACCCAGCATATCAATCTGTTTGCACTGGGCAAGCAAGGCGTCACAGACGCCATATTGACCGACTTACCTGGTTACGGTTATGCGGCAGTTCCTAAACAAGACAAAATTCGTTGGCAGCAAGTAATGGCGAATTATTTGGTGACCCGGGAGAACCTGAAGGGCATTGTGCTGATGTGCGACCCGCGACACGGCATGACAGAGCTCGATGAAATCCTCTTGGATGTGATTCGGCCAAGGGTGCAAGAGGGACTTAAATTCCTCATCGTTTTAACTAAGGCCGACAAACTGAACCGCAGCGAAGCCACCAAAGCGCTATCGATTGCAAAACTCCAAGCGGGTGGTGGCGAGGTCATGCTCTTTTCAGCGCCAAAGCAAAAAGGCATTGATGATGTGGCAAAGCTCTTATGGAAATGGGCACACCCCAGTACCCCAACCACTGCGCCAACGGACACGACTGCTCAGTAAGGACCTGCCTCCCCATCGGGCCTATCCTTAAACCGCTTGTGCACCCAATAGTATTGCGCGGGCATGGCGTCAATGTATCCCTGAAGTCGCAGATTCATGGTGGCAGTGTCTGCGCGCAAATCCGCTGTAGGAAAGTCTCTCCACGCCGGCAGCAGTTCAATGGAGTAACCCTGCGCTGTCATTCGCGCAATAACCGGAACCACTTTGGCTCGTCCCAGCTTGGCAAACCTCGATAGTGATGGCACGGTCGCAGCCGGCACTCCATAAAACGGGACAAACAAAGACTCTTCCGGACCAAAGTTCATGTCGGGTAGCAAGTACAGTGGCTCGCTTCGCTTGAGCGATGCAAGCACTGGCTTTACCCCATCGACGCGTCCCAATACATTGGGCGAGCCAAAACGCCGGCGGCCACGCAAAATCCAAGCATCAGACGTTTTATTTTGCTGATCGGTGTAGATCGTGGTGAAGCGCCTAGGCACCCCGAGAGTCAAAGCAGTCCAAGCAGCGTCCAAACCAAAAAAATGTGGTGCGAATAGGACCGTAGGCTCTTGCCCGTCTAGCTCGTGACAAGCCCCCACCAATTTCAAGCGACGACGCAAGAGCTCCGGGGATGCAGTCCACAGCCACCCACGATCTAACCATGCTTGTGCAAAACCGACAAAGGTTCGCAGTGAGTAAAGACGGATTTCCCACGACGTCCAATGTGGGAAACACAAACTCATGTTGGTACGTACTACCCTCCTTCGCGACCCCACCCCCACATACAAACCCAGACCCAGGAGAACTCCCAAACAACGAAGCACGGGCAAAGGGAGCCGCCCTAGTTGCTCCACCAGGCCCAAAACCACCGTGGTTAGGTTGATAGGCTTAGGCATGAGAATTTAGCTTAGGCGCTTTGTAGCGGGCATAGCCCCACAAGTACTGAGATGCAGCAGCTTTGATCACTGCCTCCATCGCCTGATTGATTTGCACTGAAGCACTTGTCAAATCTGCCGACAAGTCACCCTCAAAGGGGCGAACATGCACGATGTACCCACGCCCCCAGGGGCGCCGTTCTCCCCAAGCCACCAAAATGGTGGCTCCCGTTTGGATGGCCAATCGGGCCGACAAGGTCATGGTGTACGCCGG is from Rhodoferax aquaticus and encodes:
- a CDS encoding cytochrome c biogenesis protein ResB, with translation MTASTEGFVLQTGSRAWRAAVELVSSMRFAISLLTVICIASVIGTVLKQHEPYGNYVNQFGPFWAEVFATVSLYNVYSAWWFLLILAFLVLSTSLCVARNSPKILKDLRSYKENLREQSLLAFGHRAQASMEEAPEGASHRIGRLLTSGGWKVKLQQRDGGGWMLAAKIGSANKLGYIAAHSAIILICVGGLLDGDLVVRAQMLFNGKTPYTGGGMIADVPVQHRLSERNPTFRGNVLVSEGTQSSTATLSQSDGVLLQELPFAIELKKFIVEYYSTGMPKLFASEVVIHDLATGEAKPARVEVNHPANFKGIEIYQSSFDDGGSSLELRAMPIRGHGKPFDLQGTVGGSSKLVAQGGVQELSVEYTGLRVINVENFAQETAATDVRKVDLRASLDARMGAANKTHENKNLRNVGPSVSYKLRDSAGQAREFSNYMLPVDMGDGSPVYLLGMRESPSEPFRYLRVPVDANGSMDEFFRLSGALSDAAMRERAVKRYASKSVDAKRPELVDQLAASSARALALFAGKGPQNSGSPPVAGLQAISDFIEANVPESERNKAGEVLIRILNGTLFELAQVARESEGLKPLVAETSTQQFMTQAVLALSDVPLYPAPVVLQLTNFNQVQASVFQVARAPGKKVVYLGCALLILGIFAMLYIRERRLWVWFAPVTTGNHVTSQVTMAMSMNRKTMDGDREFEQLKDKVLGLTD
- a CDS encoding c-type cytochrome; translation: MKLIAHLLFAAAAVATQFSAIAADAPAAHVEAPASKQAKPDLAKGSASYGAVCAACHGADGNSGTPGYPKLAQQHPEYLVKQLQEFKSDKRNNAVMKGFASALSDEDMRNIAFWVSSQKAKPGFAKEKELVSLGERIYRGGIADRQVPACAGCHSPNGAGLPSQYPRLGGQHAEYSVAQLVAFRDGVRKNSAQMNQVAAKMNDREIKAVADYIAGLR
- the yihA gene encoding ribosome biogenesis GTP-binding protein YihA/YsxC — its product is MTTNTNPPSLSRPGLPSSTPEKSESAIAMGWMHTARFLTTAPQLHFLPKLDVPEIAFVGRSNAGKSTCINTLTQQKQLAFASKKPGRTQHINLFALGKQGVTDAILTDLPGYGYAAVPKQDKIRWQQVMANYLVTRENLKGIVLMCDPRHGMTELDEILLDVIRPRVQEGLKFLIVLTKADKLNRSEATKALSIAKLQAGGGEVMLFSAPKQKGIDDVAKLLWKWAHPSTPTTAPTDTTAQ
- a CDS encoding lipid A biosynthesis acyltransferase; its protein translation is MPKPINLTTVVLGLVEQLGRLPLPVLRCLGVLLGLGLYVGVGSRRRVVRTNMSLCFPHWTSWEIRLYSLRTFVGFAQAWLDRGWLWTASPELLRRRLKLVGACHELDGQEPTVLFAPHFFGLDAAWTALTLGVPRRFTTIYTDQQNKTSDAWILRGRRRFGSPNVLGRVDGVKPVLASLKRSEPLYLLPDMNFGPEESLFVPFYGVPAATVPSLSRFAKLGRAKVVPVIARMTAQGYSIELLPAWRDFPTADLRADTATMNLRLQGYIDAMPAQYYWVHKRFKDRPDGEAGPY